The following proteins are encoded in a genomic region of Candidatus Methylospira mobilis:
- a CDS encoding DUF488 domain-containing protein: protein MNVFTIGYEGLDLDAFISALTLYGVETVVDIREVPLSRKPGFSKKALANALNLSGFEYLTLGEVRLPETCPRLLSQGWKLEALY from the coding sequence ATGAATGTTTTCACCATTGGCTATGAAGGACTCGATCTTGACGCGTTTATATCGGCGCTTACCCTGTACGGCGTCGAAACCGTTGTAGATATCCGAGAAGTGCCGCTATCCCGTAAACCAGGCTTCTCAAAGAAAGCGCTCGCAAACGCGCTCAATCTCTCCGGCTTCGAATACCTTACATTGGGTGAAGTTAGGTTGCCCGAAACCTGTCCGCGATTGCTATCGCAAGGATGGAAACTGGAAGCGCTATACTGA
- the arfB gene encoding alternative ribosome rescue aminoacyl-tRNA hydrolase ArfB, whose amino-acid sequence MTITLNESEVEILAIRAQGTGGQNVNKVSNAVHLRFDVTASSLPDEVKARLLTMRDQRVSSDGVIVIKAQKHRSLERNREDGLTRLRELIAAAAFTPTKRRPTKPSRSSQKKRIDSKVKRGQVKLLRSRVSE is encoded by the coding sequence ATGACGATTACCTTAAACGAGAGCGAAGTCGAAATCCTGGCGATTCGCGCACAGGGTACCGGAGGGCAAAACGTCAACAAGGTGTCGAATGCGGTTCACCTGCGTTTCGATGTAACCGCTTCCAGCCTGCCGGATGAAGTAAAAGCCAGACTGCTGACGATGCGCGATCAGCGCGTCAGCAGCGATGGCGTTATCGTCATCAAGGCGCAAAAGCACCGCAGTCTGGAGCGTAACCGGGAAGACGGCCTGACTCGATTGCGAGAGCTGATTGCCGCGGCGGCTTTCACCCCGACCAAGCGCCGTCCGACGAAACCCAGCCGAAGTTCGCAAAAAAAACGCATCGATAGCAAAGTCAAACGCGGACAAGTCAAACTTCTACGCAGCCGCGTTAGCGAATAG
- a CDS encoding MBL fold metallo-hydrolase, with product MMKNLDESKLPGVPQWVCLQCGYNMIGEMPDVCPFCGAHHDRFMAWEQAEQTYRVTSHAVNDRVVQLLSVPKLGLEHAAYRVETNDGAVWIDSPSAYNRDLEPVKAILFTHHHFMGASNQYRRLWNADVRLHDLDAGHSLAASFDVDQRFTGDFSVYGIQAFHIGGHTPGFTLYIHRDVLFICDYVFPGDDGMHFNPYGPEQETRNRAQRIHEIVKHAPLKTVCGYNYVARFSDWLPSFERLVQLS from the coding sequence ATGATGAAAAACCTTGACGAGAGTAAACTCCCCGGCGTCCCTCAGTGGGTTTGTCTGCAATGCGGTTACAACATGATAGGCGAGATGCCCGACGTTTGCCCTTTTTGCGGGGCGCATCACGATCGCTTCATGGCCTGGGAGCAGGCTGAACAGACCTATCGCGTTACCAGCCATGCGGTGAACGATAGGGTCGTTCAGCTGCTTTCCGTACCCAAACTGGGGCTGGAACATGCCGCTTATCGCGTCGAAACCAATGATGGCGCGGTGTGGATCGATTCACCGTCGGCATACAACCGCGATCTGGAACCGGTTAAAGCCATTTTGTTTACCCACCACCATTTCATGGGCGCGTCCAACCAATACCGCCGTCTCTGGAATGCGGACGTGCGGCTGCATGATCTGGATGCCGGACACAGCCTGGCGGCATCGTTCGATGTCGATCAACGCTTTACCGGCGATTTCAGCGTCTACGGCATACAGGCCTTCCACATCGGCGGTCATACGCCCGGCTTCACCCTGTATATCCATCGGGACGTGCTGTTTATCTGCGACTACGTGTTTCCGGGCGATGACGGCATGCATTTCAATCCCTACGGTCCTGAGCAGGAAACTCGAAACAGGGCGCAACGGATCCATGAAATCGTAAAACACGCGCCGCTGAAAACCGTCTGCGGCTATAACTATGTCGCTCGCTTTTCAGATTGGCTGCCTTCATTCGAACGCCTTGTTCAACTGAGTTAA